The following DNA comes from Nicotiana sylvestris chromosome 10, ASM39365v2, whole genome shotgun sequence.
aaataagggcattttgttaaacaatatcctaaggcatgatgtctaagtgaatatacaGAAAACAGGTAGTTTTGTTTTATGAATTCAGAAGTAATGACCCTAgcagttgcctactgatttttttaAAACCTGTTAAACCAGAACAACGCTAAGTTATAGAAACAGTCTCAGAGTTGCAAGATTTGAAAAtgtcctataggcttgcctatacACGGAATACTGATGACTACATGTTATATAATGAAACAAGGCAGGTTTTTAAAATGGACTCTTTAATCCCAATAGTCATGATGTCTAATGATAGATTAAGGCAGTTTTGAAAGAACTCGTTTCAGGGAAAATAAACCCTTAGTTAAACCAGTTTCGAAGTGAGCCAATTGTTAACCgaattgatttatttaaactaaacttaggtgagatctataggcagaatttctggtgttgttccctataggcatgatatctagttgtttaaTACTTATTTTAGAAACTTGCAGGCATGAAAATAAAAAACACATGTAAATacttgttataacagaagttggatttggattatatcctataggcatggcatctacttgTGAAATTGATtctaagacctataaacatgatttctattatggaatcacttgagacctataggcatgatttctaacatggtaaggcaaatATAGCAAAAATGTAAAgtcatataggcatggtttctaacgtggtaaagcaaacatagcaaaaatgtaaagtcctataggcatgatttctacccgtgttaccccacaaatatgtaactacccacccttttcactagttgctccaatatttgtttacaaatttttaaagaccatatgaatgaattacataagtagataagaaaataagaagttattctatagggatcCTAcagataggcccagatttccaaagtctccaatagcctcaaatgcccaaatttcgtagacaatgtcatagtctaggtgaatcaaagttccctaaggaacTCAAGAATCTCGgccagtgcttacacctagacttggcaACCAAATTTAGTAAGTGTAGTATGGAATGGCCAGCCTTAGTATGcgagagttcagagggttctcaagaggatcccaaggaaatacacatactggagggggcaagacctattgacttaggagtagagtgaaagtgcttgacacaaTTTTAAAGGTTTTAGTGGGAAAACTGTATTAAAGAGATTTGCTGGAAAGGTTTGTGGAGTAAAAGAGGGAGTCATGCagtaaaacaactttgaaaagagAGAGTTACATGAATAGACAATAGTAGATCAAACAGGTAGTCCAAAACCACATCAGCAATACTCACAGGACCAAAACAGAAGGAAAAAACCTACATACAGGGGTGATGGGGattggggatacatagaacacatgATTGTTAACACATAACAGGCAATGGTCTTAGtaattggtatagacatgctcagaCACAACTGATCAGACATAGCCACAGAACCAGCAAGGGTTCAGTATAGGATCCACATGATTTGAGATCAATCCCAGAACTATACAAGTTTAGGAGTGCATACTACATAGAGGGGGAGGGGGTAACATGTTCATAATGTTCCTAAGGAATGAGAGTACATAACATGCTAATCATGTAATCATATTAACTGCAagtttcacagcaaaaccataagtaaaagcaaactagaaacaggatgaaatgaaacaataaaagaactatattgtttttggaacttgaattgaaattagaacatactagTAAAGAAGACAATAAGCAAAAGTGAAAGAGTAGGAGAGCACAATAGTTAGTCTTGGCTTGCAACCagctaactcagaataatagcaagtaGCACGAAAGAGAGAGCAGGaagtttaagtgtgagagagagagcttttgaaccaaAGAGTTCGTGtctttgtgttaatgagagagtgtgtatatatagtagttcgaaattaggtaaaataaggcaagaatcatagtagcatagtaattatggaaccaaaTACTAATCAGAATCAATTCACTACAAGTACCCCTTTAATTAAAGGGGTAATCAACCAATGGTAATAGGCAGAAatgattaaggaaagaaatcaagtagagtATAAGGTAtaaaatagacaattaggggtaagtacacaggggtttaattaaggaaacaactcatgaaaaatcaataaagtactcggttaaccaaataaggtcaTAAAACAAAATGAAGTtgcagaatatggaaataatcaaaaATCAACACATAGTAAATCAGGGATTCGAAATCACTGATTTAATAAGAGTAACAAGTAAACAAGTTAATAGGAGAATTGAGAGTTTACATGGAAGTTTTCAAATCAGGCCAAGAAACAAGGAGTTCAgagtcaatcaaagagagagttTTAGCATATAAAAGGAGTGGAATAGGAGTAACCAAACACATCAAGCAAAGAGGCAAGTATTGatcagtcaagatgaacacaaacatacagaGGCGATATAAGTTAGGCATAAGAAAACTCAGTAGAACATATTCGAGGAAAGATAATCACAGAAACTTAaacaagaatcgagtagtcatgctaacacacagaaccataCAAAGAAATCTTAGAAatttagggctttcaacatagacgagttgaaaagatagtaaaatcatagaatcagtcgaaatatgcaagagatagaagtttaaacataaagaatcaatttaaacaaggttttagaaagagttctgaaaaccctaattttagaagaaggtgaaaacactttgaaatcgatgattcttgtaaaaGAGTTCCAAGAACAGTGTAAAATACTAAAGAAACCAAATCAAAtcatcctagatctgtacagatctaagagatacaggaagaaattagggttcaGAAGAAATCCATATAGAGATGAAAAAACTTGTccagaatcccaaggatcgtgcCAAATACagcatgattttgcttgaaatcacaccggagtagctaagaacagacaagtgacgaACCATAGGTGCAAGTCGGGGTGGCCCTGGGcacttgaagaccttagagaaggcaaacATAGCATTAGAGGAGCCATTGGGCACTTAGGAGTTGaagggagatcaccggagaagaccggagaagaagGTCAACGGTTGAAGGAGATAGTGTTAGGTTGAgtggttgagagaggagaggagatgagagaatacagaggcggcaGTCTCTGAATAatgagctagggttaggggtcgtttggaattgaaaatggtAAGAACAAACGAGGGTTGTTGATCtcttagatcaacgaccaggatttaataTGGCTTTGGGTCTGGTAGCCGGGTtcagggtttgggtcgggtatttTTAATACGAagttgggctggggttgggtttaaATTTGGCTACAGTTGAAAtgcaaatctggctatattttaaatagccaattttccctatataatttataataaataatacataatttctagaaaataattttgtgtactaaaatgatttaaaattgatatttaacattttaaaaatataggaaatcaattttacacatataaacgtaattatacattaatggggctaatattgcaaatatgcaatttagctttaaaaatacaaaatgcaattacAAAAATGCATAAAAACGTTTTAACCATATTggtataaatatagaaattaaatgactaaatcaccacaacaataatttgcaGGATAATTAtcggggattttatgaataaaagggaaggaaataaatcaatttaaattcttaaaattattggaaaattataaaaaccttgtgcatgcttatatatgctataTTTGAAGGTATTTaggcatataaaaaatatagggaaaaattgggtatcaataccTGCCCCTTTTTAcctaggaaggatgaaagagttttcgggtaaagaaataatggccaattttgaccgggcgGGATGTTTTGAAGGACAGAGGCCGGACTATGGTTTTCGAGTTGACTACATATCCCTGTTTTTATAGGAACCAGGCCATGTGTAGTTATGGATTCATCTAcagagtatgccgatgaaattactgCAAGAAAGGACATGCGATGCGGAAGCGGCAACGGTGAGTGATTAAAGCTCAGGTTGGTTGGAGAGAtctggagcgagattgctcctgctaggatagcggttgcttactagTTACATACAGATTAAGGATGCTACAAACGTGTATTTGcaaaaaattaaacatgatgcaaattccctttggaccatgaaggttgtcttcagaCGGTAAAAGATAACGTCCTccgaccatgacgtcctgggccatgaactGTTCGGTAAGGGAtttgtaggccatgaaatgatgttctcgggcgatgaagatggtgcctccaaaccatgacgccttCGAATGatgatatgcaagtttgagagatcctcaggccatggcatggtgtcttccggctatgaagataatgcctttagactatgacgcctccggatagattggtgatatttcagcccatgatatgcaataatatgatgttaacaagacaaagcttagtcttgtgaaatggatgACAAAGCTTAGCCAGATTGAAAAACAAACAGATAGTAAAATAGAGAAATATTTGCACGAaaagggacagtgcttagtcccatgcgaatatggaggcgagtattagcctcatgcaaattaggaggcagggattagcctcatgcaggtatggaggcaggaattagcctcatggagttaaggattagactcatgcaaatagggaggcagggattagcctcataaaGGTATGAAGGCAGGGGCTAGCCTCATGGAGtaaaggattagactcatgcaaataggaaggcagggattagcctcatgcaagatacggaggaaaggattagcctcatgcaaatggggaggcacggattagcctcatgcaggtatggaggcagggattagcctcatcgAGTCAAGGATTAGATTCAGCGAATAGGGAGGCGAGGACTAGCCTCATATAGgtatggaggcaagtattagcctcatcgagtcaaggattagactcatgcaaatagggaggaaaatattagcctcatgcaagatatggaggcaagtattagcctcatgtaagtatgggggatagggcttagtcccatgcaaagagcgagtggcaaataagagtagtataggTATTAGCTGGAGATGTATTCGGTGTTCGATAGCCGGTCGgatagtgaatttgctttgtgtatataTGTTTGTGAGTGTTATCGTTACGTCAAATGTACATGCGTTCAAAGAAAACTGGTAAGTTTTgtagggggaggttggttcgtgcttctatctgctggccttgctttgcttcgttctgaaagcctttcgagttcccctgggtgacacctGACTATTACAGAAATAatgttttcgaaaaatatgcaattattgataaaaatagagttattttggaAATATATTGATATATCTaataattttgatgaactagtgactataACACGTCTCGAAGGCATTGCATCTctcttatggaattttgagggtcctcctcaaaattttgccctagtttggtagatgatctttgactGTTTGCAGATGATGGACCTTGCtgaatcttcttcggaattttgagaatccttctcaaaattctggccCAGTTTCTTAATTGACTCTCTGGCATGCGATGGTGttagctggacttgctccggaattttgagggtcctcatcaAAATTCTGTCCTTGTTTCTGAACTTGGGGGGAATGaaaatttattatgatatgaccgaacccataaggatGCCTACaaatcccctcttaaacgggaatcaggtcaagtgtagttcaattacatcagaaaaaaatgtgaaataatctaggcatagtatctcttgactgcatctgaattgattggttctggccagatttctccatccatttctgcaagtatgagtgctcttcTTGTTAGtacccagtgaaccatgtatagaccttgccagttaggagagaatttccctttggcttcatatTGATGTgagaagattttcttcaataccagttgccctggtgcgaactgtcttggtttgactcttttgttaaaAACTTTGGATATcttgttctgataaagttgaccgtgacacactgcattcattctctttccatagataagggccaattgttcatagcgactccttatccattctacatcgctgagttcagcttcttgtataATTCTTAAAGAAGGGATCTCCACCTCAGATGGGATGGCAGCTTCGGTACTATAAACTAACATGTAGGGAgtttccccggttgatgtgcgaaccatggtgcggtaccctaacagagcaaagggtaacttcccatgccactgtttgtggttctctaccattttccttagtatcttcttgatgtttttgttggtggTTTCTATGGcttcattcatctgaggtctgtaggttgtggaattcttatgcttgattttgaaagctttACACATAgccttcatcagatcactgttaaGATTGACAGaattatcagtaataatggactcggggACTCCGAATCAGCAGACGATATGAtacttgacaaaatctgcgatgactttcttggttacaggtTTGTAcaatgcagcctctacccattttgtgaagtaatcaatagctaccagaataaacttgtgtctgtttgaagcagtgggcttaatcagaccaataacatccattccccaagcggcaaatGGCCAACGTGAgtttgttgcattgagctcattcggtggcacttttatcatatcggcatgcactttcCATTGAAAGCATTTGGAGATatactgaatgcaatccgtcTCTATGGTCATCCAGATGTAACCTGccttgagtatcttcttagcttagacgaaaccattcatgtgtagGCCACAGGTCctagcatgcacatcctcaagtagcttggaagcttcctttgcgtcaacacatcttaataaacccaaatcaggagtt
Coding sequences within:
- the LOC138880206 gene encoding uncharacterized protein, with the protein product MIKVPPNELNATNSRWPFAAWGMDVIGLIKPTASNRHKFILVAIDYFTKWVEAALYKPVTKKVIADFVNDLMKAMCKAFKIKHKNSTTYRPQMNEAIETTNKNIKKILRKMVENHKQWHGKLPFALLGYRTMVRTSTGETPYMLVYSTEAAIPSEVEIPSLRIIQEAELSDVEWIRSRYEQLALIYGKRMNAVCHGQLYQNKISKVFNKRVKPRQFAPGQLVLKKIFSHQYEAKGKFSPNWQGLYMVHWVLTRRALILAEMDGEIWPEPINSDAFAFTYGFAVKLAVNMIT